One genomic window of Candidatus Limnocylindria bacterium includes the following:
- a CDS encoding ABC transporter permease subunit, which produces MNLLGDVARWFADPAHYRGSDAVQTRILEHLEVSGLAVLVGILVALPVGLYLGHTGRFAFVAVNVANIGRAIPSLAAIALAIPIAGTLLGVEHGLGFWPTFFALIPLAIPPILTNAYVAVRGVDRDVIEAARGMGVSEAGILRRIELPLALPLILAGIRTAAVNVIATATLGALVAFGGLGRYIVDGLALQEFDRLFAGALLVALLAIAVEVALRTFERAAVSPGIRVRQGAL; this is translated from the coding sequence ATGAACCTGCTCGGGGACGTCGCGCGCTGGTTCGCCGATCCCGCGCACTATCGAGGGAGCGATGCGGTCCAGACTCGGATCCTCGAGCACCTCGAGGTGTCCGGCCTGGCGGTGCTGGTGGGCATCCTCGTCGCGCTGCCGGTCGGCCTGTACCTCGGGCACACCGGCCGCTTCGCCTTTGTCGCCGTGAACGTCGCGAACATCGGGCGCGCGATCCCCTCGCTCGCCGCGATCGCCCTTGCGATCCCCATTGCCGGCACGCTCCTCGGCGTCGAGCACGGCCTCGGCTTCTGGCCGACGTTCTTCGCCCTCATCCCGCTCGCGATCCCGCCAATCCTCACCAACGCGTACGTCGCCGTGCGAGGGGTGGACAGGGACGTCATCGAGGCCGCACGCGGCATGGGCGTGAGCGAGGCCGGGATCCTGCGCCGGATCGAGCTTCCACTCGCGCTTCCGCTGATCCTCGCCGGCATCCGCACCGCCGCGGTGAACGTCATCGCCACCGCGACGCTCGGTGCCCTGGTCGCCTTCGGCGGTCTAGGGCGGTACATCGTCGACGGCCTCGCGCTCCAGGAGTTCGACCGGTTGTTCGCGGGTGCGCTGCTGGTCGCACTTCTTGCCATCGCCGTGGAGGTAGCACTGCGCACATTCGAACGCGCCGCGGTATCCCCGGGCATACGCGTTCGACAAGGCGCGTTGTAG
- a CDS encoding ABC transporter ATP-binding protein has protein sequence MASTRGATVEFRDVSKRYPGQAAVDRLSFKVPAGKICILVGPSGSGKTTSLKMVNRLIEPSGGSIFIDGQDVLHKEPTALRRGIGYVIQQVGLFPHQTIAENVGTVPRLLGWPKTRIDARTEGLLALVGLEPSRFAARYPAQLSGGERQRVGVARALAAEPPVMLMDEPFGAVDPIVRDRLQNEFLRIQRDQGTTVLFVTHDIDEAIKLGDRVAVMRAGKLVQYAPPAELLAHPVNEFVAEFVGSDRGLKRLALLTVGGVDLDTSVARASVSSHAPVLAPATTLRDALIRMLASEAQVGVVLDGQRYVGVLTLSKIGKMIRSDA, from the coding sequence GTGGCGAGCACGCGGGGCGCGACGGTGGAGTTCCGCGACGTCTCGAAGCGCTACCCAGGGCAGGCCGCCGTCGACCGGCTCTCGTTCAAGGTCCCGGCGGGAAAGATCTGCATCCTCGTCGGACCGAGCGGCTCCGGAAAGACGACCTCTCTGAAGATGGTGAACCGGCTCATCGAGCCGAGCGGCGGGTCCATCTTCATCGATGGACAGGACGTCCTGCACAAGGAGCCGACTGCCCTCCGGCGTGGCATCGGATACGTCATCCAGCAGGTCGGGCTCTTCCCGCACCAGACGATCGCCGAGAACGTCGGGACGGTGCCGCGGCTTCTCGGCTGGCCAAAGACGCGCATCGACGCGCGGACCGAAGGGCTGCTTGCGCTCGTCGGTCTTGAGCCGTCGCGGTTCGCAGCGCGCTATCCGGCTCAGCTGTCAGGCGGTGAGCGGCAGCGTGTGGGAGTCGCACGCGCTCTCGCGGCCGAGCCGCCGGTGATGCTGATGGACGAGCCGTTCGGCGCGGTCGACCCGATCGTGCGCGATCGCCTTCAGAACGAATTCCTTCGCATCCAGCGCGACCAGGGGACGACGGTGCTGTTCGTGACGCACGACATCGACGAGGCGATCAAGCTCGGTGACCGCGTCGCGGTGATGCGCGCGGGCAAGCTGGTGCAATACGCACCGCCCGCGGAGCTCCTCGCACACCCGGTGAACGAATTCGTCGCGGAGTTCGTCGGCTCCGATCGCGGACTGAAGCGGCTCGCGCTGCTTACGGTCGGCGGTGTCGATCTCGACACGAGCGTCGCGCGGGCGAGCGTGTCGTCGCACGCACCGGTCCTCGCTCCAGCGACCACGCTTCGCGACGCGCTCATACGCATGCTCGCGAGCGAGGCGCAGGTCGGCGTCGTTCTCGACGGGCAGCGCTATGTGGGCGTGCTGACGCTTTCGAAGATCGGCAAGATGATCCGGAGCGACGCGTGA
- a CDS encoding NAD(P)/FAD-dependent oxidoreductase, translating to MTERTFDFVIIGAGAAGEAAASYARARGASVAIVDRDLFGGSCPFWACMPSKTLLHAAEVRAHGGEYPWPKASDRRDYMIVREKRDYPDDTGHVKGLEENGAIVVRGTARLAGPGRVDVTHDSKTHMLAAKNVVIAVGSVGKVPPIDGLAQAGYWTNVEATSTRTLPRSIAVLGAGPSGVEIAQYFARFDVRTVIVAPRQVNPTDHPRSSELIAETLRRAGVDVRTGVRAQRVRPNAGPGGEHVIDLSDGSTVSTEVIQLSVGRTAAPALKTLGLDTIGITYDGADTLSIGDDLRLASNVYAIGDAVGRELSTHLGHYEGEIAVRIALGDDVRADFSAIPRVVYTDPETAAVGLRLDEARERGIDAFEETIDLPKTSKGYIVEADLGHVTIVVDRANKIVVGAFIGGAGASEAIHQAVLAVKLRIPLDTLAQTVNAFPTTARELGGRFASAALKLR from the coding sequence GTGACCGAAAGGACTTTCGACTTCGTGATCATCGGTGCGGGCGCCGCAGGCGAGGCCGCCGCGAGTTACGCGCGCGCACGCGGCGCGTCGGTCGCCATCGTGGACCGCGACCTCTTCGGCGGCTCGTGCCCGTTCTGGGCTTGCATGCCGTCGAAGACGCTGCTGCACGCGGCCGAGGTCCGCGCGCACGGCGGCGAGTACCCGTGGCCGAAAGCCTCGGACCGCCGCGACTACATGATCGTCCGCGAGAAGCGCGACTACCCGGACGACACCGGTCATGTAAAAGGACTCGAGGAGAACGGCGCGATCGTCGTCCGCGGAACAGCAAGGCTCGCGGGACCCGGACGCGTCGACGTGACGCACGACAGCAAGACGCACATGCTCGCGGCGAAGAACGTCGTTATCGCCGTTGGCTCGGTCGGCAAGGTGCCTCCGATCGACGGGCTCGCACAGGCTGGGTACTGGACGAATGTCGAAGCGACCTCGACTCGAACGCTCCCTCGGAGCATCGCCGTCCTCGGCGCCGGCCCCTCGGGCGTTGAGATCGCGCAGTACTTCGCACGGTTCGACGTGCGTACCGTGATCGTCGCACCGCGGCAGGTGAATCCCACGGATCACCCGCGCAGCTCCGAGCTGATCGCCGAAACGCTTCGCCGCGCCGGCGTCGATGTGCGGACCGGCGTGCGCGCGCAGCGCGTTCGCCCGAACGCCGGCCCCGGCGGCGAGCACGTCATCGATCTCTCGGACGGTTCGACGGTTTCGACCGAGGTCATCCAGCTGTCCGTCGGCCGCACGGCTGCGCCGGCGCTCAAGACGCTCGGCCTCGACACCATCGGCATCACGTACGACGGAGCCGACACGCTGAGTATCGGCGATGACCTGCGGCTCGCTTCGAACGTGTACGCGATCGGCGACGCGGTCGGACGCGAGCTCAGCACGCACCTCGGTCATTACGAAGGCGAGATCGCGGTGCGCATCGCACTCGGCGACGACGTGCGGGCAGACTTCAGCGCGATCCCGCGCGTCGTGTACACCGATCCGGAGACGGCGGCCGTCGGTCTTCGCCTCGACGAGGCACGAGAGCGCGGCATCGACGCGTTCGAGGAGACCATCGACCTGCCGAAGACCTCGAAGGGCTACATCGTCGAGGCCGATCTCGGCCATGTCACGATCGTCGTCGACCGCGCGAACAAGATCGTGGTCGGCGCCTTCATCGGTGGAGCCGGCGCGAGCGAAGCGATCCACCAGGCCGTGCTCGCGGTGAAGCTGCGGATCCCGCTCGACACGCTCGCGCAGACCGTCAACGCTTTCCCAACGACTGCACGCGAGCTCGGCGGACGATTCGCGTCAGCCGCGCTCAAGCTGCGCTGA
- a CDS encoding UBP-type zinc finger domain-containing protein, with product MRAAKDHAPNTPRGCEECLASGDRWVHLRLCLTCGHVGCCDDSPNKHATKHYHATKHPVIRSF from the coding sequence CTGCGGGCCGCGAAAGACCACGCGCCCAACACGCCGCGCGGCTGCGAGGAGTGCCTCGCGAGCGGTGACCGCTGGGTGCACCTCCGGCTCTGCCTTACCTGCGGCCACGTCGGGTGCTGCGACGACTCGCCGAACAAACATGCCACCAAGCACTACCACGCGACGAAGCATCCGGTGATCCGCTCGTTCGA
- a CDS encoding adenylate/guanylate cyclase domain-containing protein codes for MNYRGLPSGTLTFLFTDIEGSTKLLTALGTDRYHEVLATHTQTLRAAFAAGTEVRIEGDALFLVFDDAAAAIRATAAAQRALASTPFPYDAVVRVRMGMHTGQGTPASREAGADYVGIDVHRAARIANIANGGQVLVSGATAMLAGQELGDGIALRDLGEHRLKDLAHAERVYQLVIAGLANDFPPVRSLDRTPNNFPTQVTTFIGRAPEIREGLRLLDSTRLLTLTGPGGTGKTRLSLQIAAESASRFPDGAFWVALAPIADPELVPSTIAHALGVHIGGKEDPLQRVLEHVRGKRMLLVLDNFEQILPAASSVSALLASGPDLKVIASSRAPLRISGEQEFPVPPLELPDPERLPSLEALAQSDAVRLFIERARAVKPDFMVTAENAPAVAEICYRLDGLPLAIELAAARVKLLAPQAMLPRLKQGLDLLATSSPDRTDRQRTLRGAIAWSYDLLDDGLKRLFTRSGVFIGGAMLEQLEAVCGPASEIGGEVLDRLAELLDNSLTRQLEAAGEPRFRMLVTIRDFAMEKLDASGEAEAIRQRHLAAYLALAEQAGPQVQGNEQRRWLDLLELEHDNMRAALDHAIGRARVDDASRLVFSLWRFWQVRGYLREGLAWAQRVLALPAGDARLRLRALEAAGGLAYWMGDLDVTERYYQETYERSGALGDDAERAKAAYNLSFAYLLIESKHGRAKELLEEALTILRRYDDRGAIGRAAWALGAVYGEGWNRSRDDYLKSRQLAQEALEQHQLLGNRFDIAWDLHSTGLAALHLGEFGDAQRDFSEALRMFVDAGDTSGIVLLLSDFSELARMRGEIERLDTLVGAWTAMSRRTGVGLASLWGTTEGRVLAADIPDERRPALERGLAMKTDEAIAFALEPQPAKTA; via the coding sequence ATGAACTACCGAGGTCTGCCGAGCGGCACCCTCACCTTCTTGTTCACGGACATCGAGGGTTCCACGAAGCTCCTGACCGCGCTCGGCACGGACCGCTATCACGAGGTGCTCGCGACGCACACTCAGACCCTCCGCGCGGCGTTCGCCGCCGGGACCGAAGTGCGCATCGAGGGCGACGCGCTCTTCCTGGTCTTCGACGACGCCGCGGCCGCGATCCGCGCGACCGCCGCGGCACAACGCGCGCTCGCGTCGACGCCGTTCCCCTACGACGCGGTGGTGCGCGTGCGTATGGGCATGCACACCGGCCAGGGCACACCCGCGAGCCGCGAGGCGGGCGCCGATTATGTCGGCATCGACGTTCATCGCGCGGCGCGCATCGCGAACATCGCTAACGGCGGACAGGTGCTGGTCTCTGGCGCGACCGCGATGCTCGCGGGTCAGGAGCTCGGCGACGGCATCGCGCTTCGCGATCTGGGCGAGCACAGGCTCAAGGATCTGGCGCATGCGGAACGCGTGTACCAGCTGGTCATCGCCGGTCTCGCGAACGATTTCCCACCGGTGCGCAGCCTCGACCGCACGCCGAACAACTTCCCCACCCAGGTGACGACGTTCATCGGCCGCGCGCCGGAGATCCGCGAGGGGCTGCGCCTCCTCGACAGTACGCGACTGCTCACGCTCACGGGTCCGGGCGGCACCGGGAAGACACGACTCTCTCTCCAGATCGCGGCCGAATCGGCGTCCCGTTTTCCCGACGGCGCGTTCTGGGTCGCGCTCGCTCCGATCGCCGACCCTGAGCTTGTCCCTTCGACGATCGCGCACGCCCTCGGTGTGCATATCGGCGGGAAGGAAGACCCACTTCAGCGTGTTCTCGAACACGTGCGCGGAAAGCGGATGCTCCTCGTCCTCGACAACTTCGAGCAGATCCTTCCCGCGGCGTCTTCTGTGTCGGCGCTCCTGGCGAGCGGCCCAGATCTCAAGGTCATCGCCTCCAGCCGGGCGCCGCTGAGGATCTCGGGTGAACAGGAGTTCCCCGTCCCCCCGCTCGAGCTCCCGGATCCCGAACGCCTCCCGTCGCTCGAGGCCCTCGCGCAGTCGGACGCGGTGAGGCTCTTCATCGAGCGAGCACGCGCGGTGAAGCCCGACTTCATGGTCACCGCGGAGAACGCCCCGGCAGTCGCTGAGATCTGCTACCGGCTGGACGGTCTCCCCCTCGCCATCGAGCTCGCCGCCGCACGGGTGAAGCTCCTCGCGCCGCAGGCGATGCTTCCCCGGCTCAAGCAGGGTCTCGATCTGCTCGCGACCTCGTCGCCCGACCGCACCGACCGCCAGCGCACGCTGCGCGGGGCGATCGCCTGGAGCTACGACCTCCTCGATGACGGGCTCAAACGGCTCTTCACGCGCAGCGGCGTGTTCATCGGGGGCGCGATGCTCGAGCAGCTCGAGGCGGTGTGTGGTCCCGCGAGCGAGATCGGCGGCGAAGTGCTCGACCGCCTCGCAGAGCTCCTGGACAACAGCCTGACCCGACAGCTCGAAGCGGCGGGCGAGCCGCGCTTCCGGATGCTCGTCACGATCCGCGACTTCGCCATGGAGAAGCTCGACGCGAGCGGCGAGGCAGAAGCGATCCGGCAACGCCATCTCGCGGCGTATCTCGCCCTCGCCGAACAAGCCGGGCCGCAAGTACAGGGCAACGAACAGCGGCGCTGGCTCGATCTCCTCGAGCTCGAGCACGACAACATGCGCGCGGCCCTCGATCACGCGATCGGTCGTGCGCGCGTCGACGACGCCTCACGGCTGGTGTTCTCGCTCTGGCGCTTCTGGCAGGTGCGCGGCTACCTCCGCGAGGGATTGGCGTGGGCGCAGCGCGTGCTCGCGCTTCCAGCCGGCGACGCGCGGCTACGCCTCCGCGCGCTCGAAGCGGCTGGCGGGCTGGCGTACTGGATGGGGGACCTCGACGTGACCGAGCGCTATTACCAGGAGACCTACGAACGCTCCGGTGCGCTGGGCGACGACGCCGAGCGTGCGAAGGCCGCGTACAACCTCTCCTTCGCGTATCTGCTCATCGAGAGCAAGCACGGCCGCGCGAAAGAGCTGCTCGAGGAGGCGTTGACCATCCTCCGCAGATACGACGACCGAGGGGCCATCGGCCGTGCCGCTTGGGCTCTGGGCGCTGTGTACGGGGAAGGATGGAACCGGTCGCGCGACGACTACCTGAAGTCGCGCCAGCTGGCGCAGGAGGCGCTCGAGCAGCATCAGCTGCTGGGCAACCGCTTCGACATCGCTTGGGATCTGCACTCGACCGGGCTGGCCGCCCTCCATCTCGGCGAGTTCGGCGACGCGCAGCGCGATTTCAGCGAGGCGCTTCGGATGTTCGTCGACGCCGGTGACACAAGCGGGATCGTGCTGCTGCTCAGCGACTTCTCGGAGCTCGCGCGGATGCGCGGTGAGATCGAGCGCTTGGACACGCTGGTTGGAGCCTGGACCGCGATGTCCAGGCGCACCGGAGTCGGGCTGGCCTCGCTGTGGGGCACGACGGAGGGCCGCGTGCTCGCTGCCGACATCCCCGACGAGCGCAGACCGGCGCTCGAGCGCGGCCTCGCGATGAAGACGGACGAGGCCATCGCGTTTGCGCTCGAGCCGCAGCCCGCAAAGACCGCATGA
- a CDS encoding DUF1684 domain-containing protein: MADPLLDLLDYRRSVTEMYQAVRSLRERDPRAAHQLWRERRDELFRSHPQSALPESERSTFRGLRYHEYDPAFAFTAKVRSMTRESYDVDTSTGGVIRFVRFGAVDLPLGALEVLWLDEYSGGVFLPFRDATSGKTTYGGGRYLLDTAKGADLGSSGDALVLDFNFAYHPSCVYDPKWTCPLAPLSNRLTAPIEAGELS; encoded by the coding sequence TTGGCTGACCCGCTCCTCGACCTTCTGGACTATCGCCGCAGCGTGACCGAGATGTACCAGGCGGTCCGCTCGCTGCGAGAACGCGATCCCCGCGCGGCCCATCAGTTATGGCGCGAGCGTCGCGACGAGCTGTTCCGCTCGCATCCGCAGTCGGCGCTGCCGGAGAGCGAGCGCTCCACATTCCGCGGTCTTCGCTATCACGAGTACGACCCGGCATTCGCGTTCACCGCGAAGGTCCGCTCGATGACGCGCGAGAGCTACGACGTCGACACGAGCACGGGGGGCGTGATCCGCTTCGTGCGCTTCGGCGCCGTCGACCTGCCCCTGGGCGCGCTCGAGGTCCTGTGGCTGGACGAGTACAGCGGCGGCGTGTTCCTGCCATTCCGCGACGCGACCTCCGGCAAGACGACATACGGGGGCGGCCGCTATCTGCTCGACACGGCAAAGGGAGCCGATCTCGGCTCGAGCGGCGACGCGCTCGTACTCGACTTCAACTTCGCGTATCACCCGTCCTGCGTCTACGACCCGAAATGGACGTGTCCGCTCGCGCCGCTGTCGAATCGTCTCACCGCACCTATCGAGGCCGGAGAGCTGTCGTGA
- a CDS encoding NAD(P)-binding domain-containing protein gives MVVVGSGPGGLQLSYALRYFGVPHAVISADPAPGGMFRRWPFFQRLLSWTKPFAPFERGTRFYERYDWNSLIPDDDQHRAIQPRLMDGTSYFPSRAEMEQNIATFARETGIRVRYGCRWTGTARDGEGFRLRTSAGEYRARVVVFAFGLAEPWKPEIPGIEHVPHYADTRAPETYAGKRVFIIGKETSAFELANGFLPWARQIVLASPRPTQLSVVTNSLVGVRARYVQPYEDHILGGGVVIMNASIDEVARTGSGFRVRTTRSDGGGTLVFETEDVIATTGFQPPLGDLPELGVVSSGREKIPSQTPLFESISVPHLYFAGTATRGAPGLKKNGIPSSSGAVHGHRYNARILARHIARTYFGIDPARPTLKRDEVLGYLLSELSRAPELWHQKSYLARSLLWDSARGIIDDGIVPLQLFVDGDGPDGVAVAVEANPKAEIYPAVYVRKNNVVTEHLLPTNPLLDFETAEHRSQLTSVLAPLP, from the coding sequence GTGGTCGTCGTCGGCAGCGGCCCCGGCGGTCTGCAGCTGTCGTACGCGCTCAGGTACTTCGGCGTTCCCCACGCGGTGATCTCCGCCGATCCGGCGCCCGGCGGGATGTTCCGGCGCTGGCCATTCTTCCAGCGCCTCCTTTCATGGACGAAGCCGTTCGCGCCGTTCGAACGCGGAACTCGCTTCTACGAACGCTACGACTGGAACTCGCTCATCCCCGACGACGACCAGCACCGCGCGATCCAGCCGCGCCTCATGGACGGGACGTCGTACTTCCCCTCGCGCGCGGAGATGGAGCAGAACATCGCGACGTTCGCGCGCGAAACGGGGATCCGCGTGCGGTACGGCTGCCGCTGGACCGGAACGGCACGTGACGGCGAGGGTTTCCGTTTGCGGACGAGCGCCGGTGAGTACCGGGCGCGCGTCGTCGTGTTCGCGTTCGGGCTGGCGGAGCCGTGGAAGCCGGAGATCCCCGGTATCGAGCACGTACCTCACTACGCCGACACGCGCGCGCCCGAGACGTACGCGGGCAAGCGCGTGTTCATCATCGGAAAGGAGACTTCGGCGTTCGAGCTCGCGAACGGGTTCCTTCCGTGGGCGCGGCAGATCGTGCTCGCGTCCCCGCGCCCGACGCAGCTCTCCGTCGTCACCAACTCGCTCGTGGGAGTGCGCGCGCGGTACGTGCAACCTTACGAGGACCACATCCTGGGCGGTGGCGTGGTGATCATGAACGCGTCGATCGACGAAGTAGCGCGTACCGGGAGCGGATTCCGCGTGCGGACCACGCGCAGCGACGGGGGCGGGACGCTCGTGTTCGAGACCGAGGACGTCATCGCCACGACGGGCTTCCAGCCGCCGCTCGGCGATCTTCCAGAGCTCGGCGTCGTGAGCTCCGGCCGCGAGAAGATCCCGTCACAGACTCCTCTGTTCGAGAGCATCAGCGTGCCCCATCTCTACTTCGCCGGCACTGCCACACGAGGCGCGCCGGGGCTCAAGAAGAACGGGATCCCGAGCAGCTCGGGCGCGGTGCATGGCCACCGTTACAACGCACGCATCCTCGCGCGACACATCGCGCGCACGTACTTCGGCATCGATCCCGCGCGACCAACACTGAAGCGCGACGAGGTGCTGGGCTACCTGCTCTCTGAGCTGTCGCGAGCTCCCGAGCTCTGGCACCAGAAGTCGTATCTCGCGCGCTCGCTCCTGTGGGACAGTGCGCGCGGCATCATCGACGACGGCATCGTGCCGCTGCAGCTGTTCGTCGACGGAGACGGGCCGGACGGCGTGGCGGTCGCTGTCGAGGCGAACCCGAAGGCCGAGATCTATCCCGCCGTCTATGTCCGCAAGAACAACGTCGTCACCGAACATCTTCTGCCGACGAATCCGCTGCTCGACTTCGAGACCGCCGAGCATCGTTCGCAGTTGACTTCGGTGCTCGCACCGCTTCCCTGA
- a CDS encoding cyclic nucleotide-binding domain-containing protein — translation MAATRGELGDKLSNLSLFADLSAAELESVAHIVDERRFAEGERILRQGLSGSGFYVILAGEAIIRVDGKEYGRLGRGDFFGEISALLGDPPVADIVAARELHCAIIPGPALEQFMVGHPQVMFRMLQSEARKLRTATRWRS, via the coding sequence ATGGCAGCCACCCGCGGCGAGCTCGGCGATAAGCTGTCGAACCTTTCGCTCTTCGCCGATCTCAGCGCCGCCGAGCTCGAGTCCGTCGCACACATCGTTGACGAGCGACGCTTCGCCGAGGGCGAGCGCATCCTGCGACAGGGTCTCTCTGGATCGGGCTTTTACGTCATCCTCGCGGGCGAGGCCATCATCCGCGTCGACGGCAAGGAATACGGGCGGCTCGGCCGCGGAGATTTCTTCGGCGAGATCTCGGCGCTCCTCGGCGACCCACCTGTCGCGGACATCGTCGCCGCGCGCGAGCTCCACTGCGCGATCATCCCCGGCCCCGCGCTCGAGCAATTCATGGTCGGACATCCGCAGGTGATGTTCCGCATGTTGCAGAGCGAGGCGCGCAAGCTACGGACGGCAACGCGCTGGCGGAGCTAG
- a CDS encoding ABC transporter substrate-binding protein, translating to MNRAIRVAIPFIVAALVASACGGASSGGAKPAITIGSTNFSEQLVLGELYSQILESNGYAVTRKFNLGNREIVFPALQSGQIDMEADYLATLLAFVDKTAAGSTDPKATAATLQKALTAKSLTVLDYAPAVDQNGFVVTKATADKYKLAKLSDLAAVGNQLVMGGPAECPNREFCALGLKNKYGITFKEFKPLDTGGPLTVQALVGGQIDVGLLFTSDATIAVRGFVLLADDKQLQLSDNVAPVVRNDYLTKAGDDFKKVVNSIAPKLTTAELTGMNKLVEVDKKDPKDVAKEWLKKQGLIK from the coding sequence TTGAACCGAGCGATCCGCGTCGCGATCCCATTCATCGTGGCGGCACTCGTCGCGAGCGCCTGCGGCGGTGCCTCCTCTGGCGGAGCCAAACCGGCGATCACCATCGGCTCCACCAACTTCAGCGAACAGCTCGTCCTCGGGGAGCTGTACAGCCAGATCCTCGAGTCCAACGGTTATGCCGTGACGCGCAAGTTCAACCTCGGCAACCGCGAGATCGTCTTCCCCGCCCTGCAGAGTGGGCAGATCGACATGGAAGCGGACTACCTCGCGACGCTCCTCGCATTCGTCGACAAGACCGCCGCTGGGTCGACCGACCCGAAGGCGACGGCGGCGACGCTGCAAAAGGCGCTCACGGCAAAGAGCCTCACGGTCCTTGACTACGCACCGGCGGTGGACCAGAACGGCTTCGTCGTGACGAAGGCGACCGCCGACAAGTACAAGCTCGCCAAGCTCTCCGATCTCGCGGCCGTCGGCAACCAGCTCGTGATGGGTGGTCCGGCGGAATGCCCGAACCGCGAGTTCTGCGCGCTGGGTCTGAAGAACAAGTACGGCATCACCTTCAAGGAATTCAAGCCGCTCGACACCGGTGGTCCACTCACCGTGCAGGCGCTCGTCGGCGGACAGATAGACGTGGGCCTGCTGTTCACGAGTGACGCGACCATCGCGGTGCGGGGGTTCGTGCTCCTCGCAGACGACAAGCAGCTTCAGCTCTCTGACAACGTCGCGCCGGTGGTGCGCAACGACTACCTCACGAAAGCGGGCGACGACTTCAAGAAGGTCGTGAACTCCATCGCGCCCAAGCTGACGACCGCTGAGCTCACCGGGATGAACAAGCTCGTCGAGGTCGACAAGAAGGACCCCAAGGATGTCGCCAAGGAGTGGCTGAAGAAGCAGGGCCTCATCAAATAG
- a CDS encoding ABC transporter permease has protein sequence MTPGEPLIRWDWIASHLDEFAFRLGEHVELTVIAVGVGFVMAFALSLLILRLPRAEGPITWITGTLYTIPSLALFALLIPYTGLTILTAEIGLVGYTLLIFINNIVRGIRGVPADVREAAVGMGYTPREVLWRVELPLAAAVIIAGIRVATVSTIGLVTVTALIGQGGFGFLILIGLQRFFTTELIAGAVLSVALAVVADALLVLLQRRLTPWAEVA, from the coding sequence GTGACCCCGGGCGAGCCGCTGATCCGCTGGGATTGGATCGCGAGCCACCTTGACGAGTTCGCGTTCCGGCTCGGCGAACACGTCGAGCTGACGGTGATCGCGGTGGGCGTCGGTTTCGTCATGGCCTTCGCCCTCTCGCTGCTCATCCTCCGGTTGCCGCGTGCCGAAGGTCCGATCACCTGGATCACCGGAACGCTCTACACGATCCCGAGCCTCGCGCTCTTCGCGCTGCTCATCCCGTACACCGGTCTCACGATCCTCACGGCGGAGATCGGGCTCGTCGGCTACACGCTGCTCATCTTCATCAACAACATCGTGCGCGGGATCCGCGGTGTGCCCGCCGACGTACGCGAAGCCGCGGTCGGCATGGGCTACACGCCGCGCGAGGTCCTTTGGCGCGTCGAGCTGCCACTCGCGGCTGCGGTCATCATCGCCGGCATCCGCGTCGCGACCGTCAGCACGATCGGGCTCGTGACCGTGACCGCATTGATCGGACAGGGTGGGTTCGGATTCCTCATCCTCATCGGGCTGCAGCGCTTCTTCACCACCGAGCTGATCGCAGGCGCGGTCCTCTCGGTGGCGCTCGCCGTCGTGGCTGACGCGCTGCTGGTGCTGCTGCAACGCCGGCTCACCCCGTGGGCGGAAGTCGCATGA